A portion of the Bactrocera neohumeralis isolate Rockhampton chromosome 2, APGP_CSIRO_Bneo_wtdbg2-racon-allhic-juicebox.fasta_v2, whole genome shotgun sequence genome contains these proteins:
- the LOC126760397 gene encoding probable cytochrome P450 12e1, mitochondrial → MLSRCLIQYNEAFGHSLGATFMRRYATALPQQQFSERVSAPVHLENARPFNELPGPSRYEIVRGFMLGGEFYKKTFTESVIQLSEKYGTLFHFPALFGKPEMVLALNPADYPIIFRNEGVWPDRRPLDSFAYHREVHRPDIFQGIHGLMTTTGEDWAKIRTATNPVLMQPRNARLYLNTILEINDEFLERIRHIRDPVTNEMPDDFHDDLNRLTLEGIVGVALNTRLGMIHKNRDSPECKQLLQSIRDFFDLSEDLEVKPSIWKIVKTPKFYKLMKTLDLLADLCNKYIDEALKQIEMDSDGKFTSEVGKENSVLEKLLRIDRRIAVVMALDMMMAGVDTTSSTLTGILFCLAKNPDKQQKLFEELKSILPNKDSRLTIENMQNLPYLRACIKEGIRYHPIILGTLRSLPTDVVLSGYRIPAGIDIMISSNLLLRNEKFVKEPNKFIPERWLRNDTKGRKYHIDNPFVYLPFGFGPRSCVGKRIVDLELEITLARLIRNFVTEFNYSTENAFIPKLISQPCIPLKFKFEERNE, encoded by the exons ATGTTATCTCGTTGCTTAATACAATATAATGAAGCGTTTGGACATTCCTTGGGCGCAACGTTCATGAGGAGATACGCAACAGCATTACCACAACAGCAG TTCAGTGAAAGAGTATCTGCACCAGTCCACTTGGAAAATGCGCGCCCATTTAACGAGTTACCCGGACCAAGTAGATATGAAATTGTTCGTGGATTTATGTTGGGAG gtgaattttacaaaaaaacatttacggAATCAGTAATACAACTCTCAGAAAAGTATGGCACACTTTTTCATTTTCCCGCTTTGTTTGGCAAACCCGAAATGGTACTTGCACTCAACCCAGCCGACTACCCTATAATATTTCGGAATGAGGGTGTATGGCCCGATCGACGCCCACTCGACTCTTTTGCATATCATCGGGAAGTGCATCGGCCAGATATTTTTCAAGGCATACACGGACTTATGACAAC AACTGGCGAAGATTGGGCGAAAATACGGACTGCGACTAATCCAGTTTTAATGCAACCTAGGAATGCGCGACTATATCTGAACACAATACTTGAGATCAATGACGAATTTCTGGAAAG aaTCCGCCACATACGCGATCCGGTAACAAACGAGATGCCCGATGACTTTCACGATGATCTTAATCGTCTAACGCTTGAAGGTATTGTCGGTGTTGCACTAAACACCCGTTTGGGTATGATACATAAGAATCGAGACTCTCCAGAATGTAAACAACTGTTGCAATCGATACGGGACTTTTTTGACCTCTCCGAAGATTTAGAAGTGAAACCttcaatttggaaaattgtgaaaacacCGAAGTTCTacaaattaatgaaaactttGGATTTGCTCGCAGATTTGTGCAACAAGTATATTGATGAGGCgctaaaacaaattgaaatggaTAGTGATGGAAAATTCACCTCCGAGGTGGGTAAGGAAAATAGTGTTTTGGAGAAGCTTTTGCGCATCGATCGTCGCATCGCCGTGGTTATGGCTCTAGATATGATGATGGCTGGTGTTGATACA ACAAGTTCCACCTTAACGGGCATATTATTTTGCCTCGCCAAAAATCCGGATAAACAGCAAAAATTGTTCGAGGAACTCAAGAGTATTTTGCCAAATAAGGACTCCCGTTTGACTATAGAGAATATGCAAAATCTTCCTTATCTGCGCGCCTGCATTAAGGAAGGTATACGCTATCATCCTATAATTTTAGGTACATTGCGTAGCTTGCCCACCGATGTCGTATTGAGCGGTTATCGTATTCCTGCCGGTATTGATATCATGATCAGCTCGAACTTGTTGTTGCGCAATGAAAAATTCGTGAAGGAACCAAACAAATTCATACCGGAACGTTGGCTACGCAATGACACCAAAGGCAGGAAATATCACATCGACAACCCGTTCGTGTATTTACCGTTCGGCTTTGGTCCACGTAGCTGTGTGGGTAAACGTATTGTAGACCTGGAACTAGAGATCACTTTGGCGCGTTTGATACGTAATTTTGTGActgaatttaattattcaacGGAAAATGCTTTCATACCGAAACTTATAAGCCAGCCGTGTATTCCATTGAAGTTTAAATTCGAGGAGAGAAATGAGTAA